The DNA segment acaataattattagaagaaaattcaaattaaatactgtCGATCTGGCTCATTTTAAATTGTGGAAAGGTGTTTCTTAGTTAGACTATAAAGTTATTAGTCTAGACCAATCTTGTACTCTGTCTACAAATAGAAATGAATAAGCAGATCAGGTCAAAAACTTTTTAATCTCCCTTGCATATAAAAACGGTGTGTAAATGTGCTCCATATAATTTTAGGCATCCAATGCACCCACGTATCAGTTGTAATTGATAAGCTCATTATAGCCGGTTATCTTTAATGGTATTAATACTtaactttgataataattatcacatcaTGATAGGCCTACCATGTTAACCTACCCATTGTGCTTAGACTGATTCCAATACTATCAACAACTTTGGTTGAATCAGTTTCTTCTGTTTTTAAAGGTGAAGTCCGAGCCAAGCGAATCGGAAGAATGGCCAGAAGACAGGGCATCTATTAAAGAAGAAATCGACATAGAATATGGCATGCCCTGGCTTGGCAAGCAGGAGATTCCGGATGAGGAACAGGTAACTTCAATTGCATTAAAAACAGtttaaattcaatgaatttccaCAAGGCAAAGTTATTTTGAgcaatatttgtattttctcaaacaaacattttatgaatataaatagGTAATCGATCTTATAACTACAGTATTTTGTATGTGTATGAGAACACTGCCAACAGTTTACATATACAAACTCACTTTTTCACATACAGGAACATTTTCAAacttttcatttaaaattagtatcaattttatttctaataaaGATATTACGTGGATAATGTTCTCATttgctgtattgaatgaattgaatattagtTTCAATAACTTGatgaaatcaattttcaatttactgAAAGGAGCAAGAAGTGAATTGAATTGTGCagtgattgattatttttggttgtgaaaattaataatgttaGGTATTAAAGTTTGCAGAGACAGTGGATAATTTTGTAAGAATAtgggttatttatttatttatttataaggttagcaaaaaaaggTTATGGGTTATAAGGTTATGGGTGATATGGAGTGAGGTATGGACATAGCCTATCTGTATCAATCATCCTTGCTTGGATTTGGAACAGTACCTCATTAGAATGTAGAACTGAGTATCGAGTTCGATAAAATCATTGTactgaattattttataaaatgaatttttgaatCACCTTTCAATGACGACACTTTGCACTTTCCTAGCTCTGGAATAACAATTTTGCATGTAagaagtcattcaatttcactggattacatttttcatttttaaaagatAGAAAAATCCTTTATTAAAATCTTCTTGAATATTTGCAATACCCATCTTACTATGGctcatttgataaattatactgTTCCTTATCACATATTATTCTAATCTCCCAGTCCCAAATCAATTGAAATATGACGTTTTGTTGATCAGACTGTGACATGGTCATCACTTCAGAGTTGGGGTTTCCACATCAACTTCAAATAGCAACCAACTAAATACAAGAGTTCATTATTTCGGATTTGTATCATATTTGCAGTTTCAGATTTGTTATACACACATTTGTTTCACAAATCCTACAATCATGCAAAACTCTTGTCCTTCAGGTTCCAGATTCAGTTAGATACCACCAATAAGTGAAAGCACAAGTATTACACTTAATGTTTCATCCACACATTGGCCCAGTCGCTGGTCTCGCCATCCACACATTGGCCCAGTCGCTGGTCTCGCCATCCACACGTTGGCCCAGTCGCTGGTCTCGACATCCACCCATTGGCCCAGTCGCTGGTCTTGCCATCCACACGTTGGCCCAGTCGCTGGTCTCGCCATCCACACATTGGCCCAGTCGCTGGTCTTGccatccacatgttggcccagtcGCTGGTCTTGCCATCCACACATTGGCCCAGTCGCTGGTCTCGCCATCCACACGTTGGCCCAGTCGCTGGTCTTGCCATCCACACATTGGCCCAGTCGGTAGTCTTGCCATCCGCACTGCAATTTGACCATTGTATTTACTAAATGGACACAATACAAGccccaaaaaataataaaaaagtatcaTAATAAAAACTAGGCCTAAATAAACTCAGTCACACCGAAAAGAGCAGAGCAGACGACAAAAAAGGAGACAGGATGCTTTGTTGACaagagtgtggatgggtggtttgccagcgctcaCCTTCTCTGGCCTTCATTGACCTTTGCAGGGCTGGCCTTCACTCCACAAAAATCTGAGCAGTTATCCTTCCCACATTGACTCCTACAGCTCAGTATCATTAAATGATGTTAGAACTTTATTGTGAATTCTATTTCTTGTGATTTGTCATGTGTGAATTAAATCATTTGTTCATTGAAGtaatttgatattgatattttgacTTTTTACTTTTAGGAGTTGTCATCATCAGCTGTTTGTGGGAGCGACTCCTCTgctgaagaggaggaagaaggtaGCAATGaaagattgggagaagaagatgtCAAACAAGAGAATGTGTTATGCAAAACTACTCTCAAAAAACCTCATCTGTGTACATTCTGTTCTAAAAGGTTTTCTCATTCTTCTAATTTAACTGTTCATATGCGTACTCACACAAAAGAGAAGCCTTTCCAGTGTACAGTGTGTACTAAAAGGTTCTCTACTTCTAGTGATTTAACACGGCATATGCGTACTCACACAAAAGAGAAGCCTTTCAAGTGTACAATGTGTACAAAAAGTTTCTCCACTTCTGGTGATTTGACTGTTCATAAGCGTACTCACACAAAAGAGAAGCCTTTCCAGTGTACAGTGTGTACAAAAAGGTTCTCCATTTCTAGTAATTTAACCATTCATATGTGtactcacaccaaagagaagTCTTTCCAGTGTACAGTGTGTACTAAAAGGTTCTCTACTTCTGGTGATTTAACACGGCATATGCGTACTCACACAAAAGAGAAGCCTTTCAAGTGTACAATGTGTACAAAAAGTTTCTCCACTTCTGGTGATTTGACTGTTCATAAGCGTACTCACACAAAAGAGAAGCCTTTCCAGTGTACAGTGTGTACTAAAAGGTTCTCTACTTCTGGTGATTTAACACGGCATATGCGTACTCACACAAAAGAGAAGCCTTTCCAGTGTACAGTGTGTGCTAAAAGTTTCTCCACTTCTGGTGATTTGACTGTTCATATTCGTACTCACACAAAAGAGAAGCCTTTCCAGTGTACAGTGTGTACTAAAAGGTTCTCCACTTCTAGTAATTTAACCATTCATATGCGTACTCATACAAAAGAGAAGCCTTTCCAGTGTACAGTGTGTACTAAAAGGTTCTCCACTTCTAGTGATTTAACCATTCATATGCGTACTCACACAAAAGAGAAGCCTTTCCAGTGTTCTGTCTGTGCAAAAATATTCTCTCAGTCTATTAATTTGACACGGCATATGCATACCCACACAgtttaaataactcaatttcttcTCTATTGGTGTGTTCTCTATGTTATATGTTCATGAAAAATATAGCCTTGGATTTCAAATTATCATCAATGTTACTTCATAAtagttcataatatattattattatatacattatatatcaTAGTTACATAAAGTTCAATTTATTGTATAGTGTATATAAAGTGAAGAATGTCCTAGTTGAgttatattgtcaaattcattgTCCTAATAGATCAAATTTTGTTAGCTTCTTGAGTTCAACTTGTTCTTGCATCCATTCTTCCCTCGGCCTGCCTTTGCATCTTTTACCCTTTAGCTTAAGTAATCCAGTTTCCAATTCAAGACTATTTTGATAGTGACATATTTAATAGTGAAGTCCCCAGGTCACGGTACATACGGGCAAGTTTGGTGATGGGGTACTACACATGGTTATCATCCTCAACTCATCTGCCTttatatgtttttgaaatatatattattggaAAACATTCTAGACAATGTACAGGGCCCGGAATAAAAACCTGATGATTTTTAAGGGATAATAACTGAAGTGTTTTTCGTACAATTAAATCATAtactatatcaaattgaagatcaaattttacaatttttagtGAACTACATAGATTACtcacaaagttttttatttgtagattaTGGCATCCAAATGATTTCCGTTACTTTTCTCACACTTAacctaattctaaaatttgccattgctcgctcaataaTCACTTGTGGAATTGCTTCTATTTCTGGTTGAATTACTTCctttagttctgttgattattGGCTGCTCAATAAcggtaattttgtttattcacaaatcccgaaaaatga comes from the Nilaparvata lugens isolate BPH chromosome 1, ASM1435652v1, whole genome shotgun sequence genome and includes:
- the LOC120349461 gene encoding zinc finger protein 239-like, producing MESIVKSEPSESEEWPEDRASIKEEIDIEYGMPWLGKQEIPDEEQELSSSAVCGSDSSAEEEEEGSNERLGEEDVKQENVLCKTTLKKPHLCTFCSKRFSHSSNLTVHMRTHTKEKPFQCTVCTKRFSTSSDLTRHMRTHTKEKPFKCTMCTKSFSTSGDLTVHKRTHTKEKPFQCTVCTKRFSISSNLTIHMCTHTKEKSFQCTVCTKRFSTSGDLTRHMRTHTKEKPFKCTMCTKSFSTSGDLTVHKRTHTKEKPFQCTVCTKRFSTSGDLTRHMRTHTKEKPFQCTVCAKSFSTSGDLTVHIRTHTKEKPFQCTVCTKRFSTSSNLTIHMRTHTKEKPFQCTVCTKRFSTSSDLTIHMRTHTKEKPFQCSVCAKIFSQSINLTRHMHTHTV